A stretch of Linepithema humile isolate Giens D197 chromosome 3, Lhum_UNIL_v1.0, whole genome shotgun sequence DNA encodes these proteins:
- the LOC136998967 gene encoding uncharacterized protein, with translation MSSPSDDLVQAQHDLFGLLSRSYDNMRKSGEANITLGLLEARLQTLEGYWSKFVTRHERLLQEYGDDLYEHEYVTKDLMFKADMSYHTQKGKYLDDIRAMRGPGQAAVAAPAADVAPAAAVAAAAPAAPKLPRISIPQFSGQYEDWPAFRDLFSSLVISNSSATPVEKLHYLKISLKEEAEQVTRQLPTTDANFERTWRALKTHYENKRLLARSYISRLLSLPKMKGESAAELRKIYHCVQTTVGSLEGIGRPLTRSDDLCVQLITELLDSVSRREWETQLSKTMEPPSLDELLVFVGQRMRTLESLTTPKSNAGSAKANSSTPRQKNALQVRKQESQRGRCFLCNQDHYVRQCDSYLSKTAAERKQFASSNELCVNCLGKHKLTECPSRKSCLSCNERHHSTLHDAYASVAVVKTHLVRTKKIAMSMLLQTARVRVKDRHGVDHVVRALVDAGSETSLVTESLIQRLRLPRSRSAFAVFGVCGRRNGVSRGFVDLQISPREGDLSLSVSALILPRITLYESGFRADPTAWPHLNGITLADPDFLEAGSVDILLGVDIYGSLLRTGARTSEPDQPAAQQTALGWVISGPVGPADSPDRTRTMQCRIEEDLASLVRNFWQLEELPTGPVPLTPTEQECEDIFRRSHRRQADGRYIVRLPVVAPLPDLAATKRAASRVLTGTEKRFARDDRLRQMYVDFMRQYEDLGHMTPVRADIAAGDRVSYLPHHGVLREASSTTKLRVVFNGSTALPSGDSLNRSLLVGQNLLPPLADVLLKWRLHRYVLASDVEKMYRQILVHPEDRDLQRVLWRYHPLDEVTEYRLNTVTYGLACAPFLAMRTLRQLADDEAENYPLGARALRGEVYMDDVLTGASTLEEACELQRQLARLCMTGGFPLRKWSSNNSVLLAGVPAEHRMQLELRDWRPHETQGTLGLRWHPATDEFSFAVPEATLVDVTKRSVLSFTARLFDPLGWLAPVVVRAKISFQATWLLGLNWDDPLDEAAGRQWHAYAEELPQLECLRVPRWLDVASSVDDAEVHGFADASERAYAAVLYIRIGCGDSWRTSLISAKTKVAPLKTVSLPRLELCAASLLAKLTSQVCATLGLNRIPIHLWSDSTVALGWIRGHPTRWKTFVANRVADIQTRVPDALWHHVPGLENPADCASRGLSPGELVKHPLWWQGPPWLRTAPSTWPCDVATPDEDSWPEAKTLIHAARTAPAPVEEPDELLRFSSLRRLLRVTAWCRRWLHRRPAAGRELTVDELEEARLTWIRLVQAGAYKADLKALLQHLPLPTSSSLLRLSPFLDAEGLMRVGGRLKHSLLAYDERHPVILPGDSHLVRLMVESSHRCSLHGGVQMTLGAIRQRYWIPRGRAVVKRCLRRCVTCVRWRAAVPQQLMGSLPRDRVTPAQPFLNTGVDYAGPIQLRTSKGRGQRSYKAFIAVFICLSTRAVHLEAVSDYTTDAFLAALRRFMARRGLCHTIRSDCGTNFVGADARLRAFFAEGSQELRRIVGQLATEQIRWRFNPPSAPHFGGIWEAAVKSLKHHLRRVLGDSTLTFEEMSTLLAQVEACLNSRPLQALSDDPEDLSALTPGHFLVGGPLTAMPEPSLTELPVNRLTRWQLLQRMRDHFWERWSREYLHSLVHRPKWLKGVADYRVGRLCLIRNENTPPTRWPLARIVQIHPGEDGHIRVVTVRTAASTFKRPIVKIVLLPVCDDQVDEEPLE, from the coding sequence ATGAGTAGCCCGTCGGACGACCTCGTGCAGGCTCAGCACGACCTTTTTGGACTTCTCTCTCGATCCTACGACAACATGAGGAAGTCTGGAGAAGCCAACATAACACTCGGGCTCCTGGAAGCCCGCCTCCAGACATTGGAGGGCTACTGGAGCAAGTTCGTCACTCGCCATGAGCGGCTGCTCCAGGAGTACGGAGACGACCTCTACGAGCACGAATATGTGACGAAGGACTTGATGTTCAAGGCCGACATGTCGTACCACACGCAAAAGGGCAAATATCTGGACGATATCCGCGCGATGCGTGGTCCAGGCCAAGCGGCGGTCGCCGCGCCCGCTGCCGACGTCGCGCCCGCTGCCGCCGTCGCGGCAGCGGCTCCCGCCGCTCCGAAGTTGCCTCGCATCTCCATACCACAGTTCTCCGGCCAGTACGAGGACTGGCCCGCATTTCGTGACCTCTTCTCTTCGCTGGTGATTAGCAACAGTTCAGCCACGCCGGTTGAGAAGCTCCACTATTTGAAAATCAGCCTGAAGGAGGAAGCGGAGCAGGTTACTCGCCAACTGCCAACGACTGACGCCAACTTCGAGCGTACCTGGCGGGCATTGAAGACGCATTACGAGAACAAGAGGCTCCTAGCGAGGTCATACATCTCGCGGCTCCTGTCGCTGCCAAAAATGAAGGGTGAGTCAGCCGCTGAGCTCCGCAAAATCTATCATTGCGTACAGACAACCGTCGGGTCTTTAGAGGGGATCGGTCGCCCCTTGACGCGTAGTGACGATCTTTGTGTCCAATTGATCACGGAACTTCTCGATTCGGTGTCACGCCGGGAATGGGAAACGCAGCTTAGTAAGACGATGGAACCGCCGTCCCTCGACGAGCTGCTCGTATTCGTTGGCCAGAGGATGCGGACCCTCGAGTCGCTGACTACCCCGAAGAGCAACGCTGGCTCAGCTAAAGCGAACTCGAGTACTCCTCGTCAGAAAAACGCGTTACAGGTGCGCAAGCAGGAAAGCCAGCGAGGCCGCTGCTTTCTCTGCAACCAGGATCACTACGTGCGTCAGTGCGATTCGTATCTCAGCAAGACGGCTGCCGAACGAAAGCAATTCGCGTCGTCTAATGAATTGTGCGTGAACTGCCTCGGTAAGCACAAGCTTACCGAATGTCCGTCGCGAAAATCGTGCCTGTCGTGCAACGAGCGTCATCATTCGACCTTGCACGACGCCTACGCCTCAGTCGCGGTTGTAAAAACTCATCTCGTGAGAACGAAGAAGATCGCAATGTCAATGCTGCTGCAGACTGCTCGCGTTCGAGTGAAAGATCGCCACGGTGTCGACCACGTCGTGCGGGCACTGGTCGACGCGGGATCGGAAACGTCGTTGGTGACGGAGTCACTGATTCAGCGTCTGCGATTGCCTCGCTCGCGGTCGGCTTTCGCGGTCTTCGGAGTCTGCGGCAGGAGGAACGGGGTATCGCGCGGTTTTGTCGACCTGCAGATCTCACCTCGAGAAGGCGATTTGTCGTTGTCGGTCTCTGCGTTGATCTTGCCGCGAATAACGTTGTACGAGAGCGGTTTCCGAGCGGATCCGACCGCCTGGCCACACCTGAACGGCATCACACTCGCCGACCCAGATTTCTTAGAAGCCGGGTCTGTAGACATCCTCCTAGGAGTCGACATTTACGGCTCCCTCCTCCGAACTGGCGCGAGGACGAGCGAGCCTGATCAGCCTGCAGCACAACAGACTGCGTTAGGATGGGTAATCTCCGGGCCAGTCGGCCCTGCTGATTCTCCCGACCGCACGCGGACTATGCAATGCCGGATCGAAGAGGACCTTGCCAGCCTGGTGAGGAACTTCTGGCAGCTGGAGGAACTGCCAACCGGTCCTGTTCCTCTCACTCCCACCGAGCAGGAGTGTGAGGATATCTTCCGACGCTCACACAGACGACAAGCGGACGGTCGTTACATCGTGCGGCTACCAGTAGTTGCTCCTCTGCCCGACTTAGCAGCTACTAAGCGCGCCGCTTCCCGCGTCCTGACGGGCACGGAAAAGCGATTTGCGCGAGACGACCGACTGCGTCAAATGTACGTAGACTTCATGAGGCAGTATGAAGACTTGGGTCACATGACACCGGTGCGAGCTGACATAGCTGCCGGAGATCGTGTGAGCTACCTGCCTCACCACGGAGTCCTGCGGGAGGCTAGTTCCACCACGAAGCTTCGCGTGGTGTTCAATGGCTCGACTGCGCTTCCGTCCGGCGATTCTCTCAACCGGAGTCTACTGGTGGGCCAGAACCTGCTGCCTCCCCTCGCCGACGTTCTCTTGAAATGGCGACTTCATCGCTACGTCTTGGCCTCGGACGTAGAAAAGATGTATCGCCAAATTCTGGTCCATCCTGAGGACCGGGATCTTCAGCGAGTCTTGTGGCGATACCATCCCTTAGACGAGGTGACGGAATATCGTCTAAATACCGTGACATACGGTTTGGCGTGCGCTCCCTTCCTGGCGATGCGCACTCTCCGCCAGCTGGCCGACGACGAGGCGGAGAATTATCCCCTGGGAGCTCGAGCTCTTCGAGGGGAAGTCTACATGGACGATGTCTTGACCGGCGCCTCTACCTTGGAGGAGGCGTGCGAGCTGCAGCGACAGCTGGCCAGATTGTGCATGACGGGCGGCTTCCCCCTGCGCAAATGGTCGTCTAACAATTCTGTTCTTTTGGCTGGCGTCCCTGCTGAGCATCGGATGCAGCTTGAACTGCGGGATTGGCGACCGCACGAGACTCAGGGAACGCTCGGTCTGCGGTGGCACCCAGCCACTGACGAGTTTTCCTTCGCCGTCCCGGAAGCTACGCTGGTCGACGTCACAAAGAGATCGGTGCTCTCGTTCACGGCACGCCTCTTTGATCCTCTTGGCTGGCTGGCACCTGTGGTCGTGAGAGCCAAAATCTCCTTTCAGGCTACTTGGTTGCTGGGACTGAACTGGGACGATCCGCTGGACGAGGCTGCCGGACGACAGTGGCATGCCTACGCGGAGGAGCTCCCTCAACTCGAGTGTCTTCGAGTTCCGCGCTGGCTGGACGTCGCATCGTCAGTCGACGATGCGGAGGTGCACGGCTTCGCCGACGCATCCGAGCGTGCCTACGCTGCGGTGCTCTACATCAGGATCGGCTGCGGCGACTCTTGGCGGACGAGCTTGATATCAGCCAAGACCAAGGTCGCTCCTTTGAAGACGGTGTCTCTGCCGCGGCTGGAGCTGTGCGCCGCCTCTCTCCTGGCAAAGCTCACCTCTCAAGTCTGTGCCACGCTCGGCCTGAATCGGATTCCGATCCACCTGTGGTCGGATTCCACGGTCGCTCTGGGATGGATACGCGGTCATCCAACTCGATGGAAGACCTTCGTAGCCAACCGTGTAGCGGATATCCAAACCAGAGTCCCGGACGCGCTGTGGCATCACGTGCCCGGACTCGAGAATCCTGCCGACTGCGCCTCTCGCGGATTGTCGCCCGGAGAGCTGGTGAAACATCCTCTCTGGTGGCAGGGGCCGCCGTGGCTCCGGACGGCTCCATCGACATGGCCCTGTGACGTGGCGACGCCCGACGAGGACAGCTGGCCGGAGGCGAAAACTTTAATCCACGCGGCCAGGACTGCGCCCGCTCCCGTGGAGGAACCTGACGAGCTCCTACGATTCTCGTCGCTCCGTCGGCTGTTACGAGTGACGGCCTGGTGTCGTCGATGGCTTCATCGAAGACCTGCCGCCGGACGCGAACTGACTGTCGATGAGCTGGAAGAGGCTAGGCTGACCTGGATCCGTCTAGTCCAGGCTGGGGCTTACAAGGCCGACCTAAAAGCTCTTCTGCAACACTTACCTCTGCCCACTTCCAGCTCCCTCTTACGTTTGAGTCCTTTTCTAGATGCTGAAGGCCTAATGCGTGTGGGTGGCCGATTGAAGCACTCGCTCCTGGCCTACGATGAGCGACACCCGGTCATCCTTCCTGGCGACTCTCACTTGGTCCGTCTGATGGTGGAGTCCAGCCACCGCTGCTCACTGCATGGCGGGGTCCAGATGACACTTGGAGCGATCCGTCAGCGCTACTGGATTCCACGCGGCAGAGCCGTCGTCAAGCGGTGTTTGCGCCGTTGCGTGACCTGTGTGCGATGGCGGGCGGCCGTTCCGCAACAGCTGATGGGGAGTCTGCCGCGGGATCGAGTGACTCCTGCACAGCCTTTCCTCAACACTGGCGTGGACTACGCCGGCCCCATTCAACTGCGAACAAGCAAGGGGCGTGGCCAGCGCTCCTACAAGGCATTTATTGCCGTTTTTATTTGTCTGTCCACCAGGGCGGTCCACCTCGAAGCGGTGTCGGACTACACCACCGACGCGTTCCTGGCGGCCTTGCGGCGATTTATGGCGCGTCGTGGTCTGTGTCACACGATCCGAAGTGACTGCGGGacaaactttgtcggtgccGACGCCCGGTTGCGGGCCTTCTTCGCTGAGGGCAGCCAGGAACTGCGCCGGATCGTCGGACAACTGGCGACGGAGCAAATTCGTTGGAGATTTAACCCTCCGTCTGCGCCGCACTTCGGCGGCATTTGGGAAGCCGCGGTAAAATCCTTAAAGCACCATCTGCGGCGAGTCCTGGGTGACTCTACTTTGACCTTCGAGGAAATGAGCACCCTCCTCGCTCAGGTGGAAGCCTGCCTCAATTCTCGTCCGCTCCAAGCGTTGTCCGACGATCCTGAGGACTTGTCGGCTTTGACGCCCGGCCACTTTCTGGTGGGCGGACCGTTGACGGCCATGCCTGAGCCGTCGCTGACGGAGCTGCCTGTCAACCGTCTGACTCGTTGGCAGCTTCTGCAGCGGATGCGCGATCACTTCTGGGAGCGCTGGTCACGCGAATACCTGCATTCCCTCGTCCATCGTCCGAAGTGGTTGAAGGGGGTGGCCGACTACCGAGTTGGACGCCTGTGCCTCATCCGGAACGAGAATACGCCGCCGACGCGCTGGCCGCTCGCGCGCATCGTGCAAATTCATCCCGGAGAGGATGGGCATATTCGCGTGGTCACCGTTCGGACTGCAGCGTCGACATTCAAGCGGCCGATAGTAAAAATTGTCTTGCTACCGGTCTGCGACGACCAGGTAGACGAGGAACCGCTTGAATAG